A single region of the Theileria annulata chromosome 4, complete sequence, *** SEQUENCING IN PROGRESS *** genome encodes:
- a CDS encoding uncharacterized protein (Tap349h10.p1c.cand.144 - score = 26.99), whose amino-acid sequence MDLSHRTPLLSESIPDIDVLEHVVSSFGHSLDVVIKTNFKPAKTNDDNAPSSSEAVSSDSSSTKNQKLAAIFSRQWLSGVLATLSQKLSEDSHATDRTDTIPVPSEPQFVDDDMDIQNIDELGVYVENAKVCGNGQIEVNYDLLETESVSQTRPKLKAQQLMQLILQGKNTEWSLQKKLENFWKTSPGLLLHVLSNEESSELSKDLDSVRSEEKRETVSIDDESMEILNNLFNKHEQEDSGDLEEYLVNNPKVLVDVGSKLGLVGVDRLVELFNKLKKEVVHVNKMAKFFTKLVLDLENNHTNSSA is encoded by the coding sequence atggaTTTAAGCCACAGAACTCCTTTATTATCCGAATCGATACCAGATATAGACGTTCTCGAGCATGTCGTTTCTTCATTCGGTCATTCACTTGACGTTGTGATTAAAACTAACTTTAAACCTGCCAAAACAAATGATGATAATGCGCCGTCATCCTCAGAAGCAGTTTCTTCAGACTCATCCTCAACTAAGAACCAAAAACTCGCGGCTATTTTCTCTCGCCAGTGGCTCTCAGGTGTTCTGGCCACTTTATCTCAGAAGTTATCTGAAGATTCCCACGCCACTGATAGAACAGACACAATTCCTGTGCCTTCCGAGCCCCAATTTGTTGATGATGATATGGACATTCAGAACATTGATGAACTAGGGGTGTATGTCGAGAACGCCAAGGTGTGTGGAAATGGGCAAATCGAAGTTAATTATGACCTTCTCGAGACGGAATCTGTTAGTCAAACGAGGCCTAAGTTGAAGGCACAGCAACTAATGCAGTTGATTCTCCAGGGTAAAAATACCGAATGGTCTCTTCAAAAGAaacttgaaaatttttGGAAAACTAGCCCAGGGCTACTCCTACACGTCTTGTCAAATGAAGAATCGTCAGAACTATCTAAAGATTTGGATAGTGTAAGAAGTGAAGAAAAGCGTGAAACGGTATCAATTGATGACGAGTCGATGGaaattctaaataatttatttaataaacatGAACAGGAGGACTCAGGTGACTTGGAGGAGTACCTGGTGAATAACCCTAAGGTTTTAGTGGATGTGGGCAGCAAACTAGGTTTGGTTGGAGTCGATCGTCTGGTAGAGCTctttaacaaattaaaaaaggAAGTTGTTCACGTCAACAAGATGGCTAAGTTTTTCACAAAACTCGTTTTAGATCTTGAGAATAATCACACAAATTCTAGCGCGTAA
- a CDS encoding uncharacterized protein (Tap349h10.p1c.C.cand.89 - score = 24.64;~SMART 1 transmembrane domain at aa 37-59; TBC (SM00164) at aa 109-346, E()=1.56e-25;~1 probable transmembrane helix predicted for TA08110 by TMHMM2.0 at aa 37-59;~Signal anchor predicted for TA08110 by SignalP 2.0 HMM (Signal peptide probability 0.000, signal anchor probability 0.954) with cleavage site probability 0.000 between residues 53 and 54;~GPI-Anchor Signal predicted for TA08110 by DGPI v2.04, no cleavage site predicted) has product MSLTSCSSDDFSEKDKATSRWDGSSKSRKLTDRLKRLGLLLLAPTSDIGISSAFLIIFYYILSQVYQILDELSSFLWLGIPDHCPLFYRSDSWRIVLVTCYSLNDLQGYLSCVKSERSDLLSQKRKGYFNMCSKYYYKDNFSDHEMNILKQIRVDLPRTNPSFKIFKYKRLQDCMERILFVWSCLNPDSGYVQGINDLLTLFIIVFLRPYINKFNISIDDISLLSDDSLSEIEADSFFCLSRILSELIENYTENQPGVYRSLKRLCDLVKRIDYELYKHLEDLNVDFMQFPFRWMNCMLIREIPTDCSIRLWDTYISEIRNGMVTFHEYVSVAFLCYWSEQLRSMDYQHCLLFLQQLPTSNWCIKDIDTLIAKAYQIYIFT; this is encoded by the exons ATGAGTCTTACTTCATGCAGTAGCGACGATTTCTCAGAAAAGGACAAGGCTACAAGCAGATGGGACGGCTCTTCTAAATCCAGAAAATTAACTGATCGCTTAAAACGTCTAGGATTACTTCTTTTGGCTCCAACTTCTGATATAGGTATTTCTTCAGCCTTCTTAATTatcttttattatattttaagccaagtttatcaaattttagATGAACTTTCAAGTTTTCTTTGGCTTGGTATTCCAGACCACTGTCCTTTATTTTACAGGTCTGACTCATGGAGGATTGTTTTGGTAACTTGTTATTCCTTAAATGATCTTCAGGGTTATCTAAGTTGTGTAAAATCTGAAAGAAGTGATTTGTTATCGCAAAAACGGAAGGGCTATTTTAATATGTGTTCT aaatattattataaagatAATTTCTCTGACCATGAAATGAATATACTTAAGCAG ATAAGAGTTGATTTGCCTAGGACTAACCCGTCATTTAAGATCTTCAAATACAAAAGACTGCAGGACTGCATGGAGAGGATCCTGTTTGTGTGGAGCTGCTTGAACCCAGACAGCGGATACGTCCAG GGCATTAATGATCTTTTGACGTTATTTATCATTGTATTTCTACGGCCATACATTAAca AATTCAATATCAGCATCGATGATATATCACTACTGAGTGATGATAGTTTGTCAGAAATAGAGGCAGATTCTTTCTTTTGCCTTTCGAGAATATTATCTGAACTAATA GAAAATTATACTGAGAATCAGCCAGGGGTATATAGGTCCTTAAAAAGACTGTGCGATTTGGTTAAAAGAATAGATTATGAACTATACAAACATTTGGAGGACCTAAATGTCGACTTCATGCAGTTCCCATTCCGCTGGATGAACTGTATGCTGATTCGTGAAATTCCCACCGATTGCTCGATAAGGCTATGGGACACGTACATTTCAGAAATCAGGAACGGGATGGTAACATTCCATGAGTACGTGTCAGTGGCATTTCTGTGCTATTGGTCCGAGCAGCTGAGGTCAATGGACTATCAACATTGTTTGCTATTTCTACAACAGCTCCCTACCTCCAACTGGTGCATTAAAGATATAGACACTCTCATCGCAAAAGCGTATCAAATTTACATCTTTACATAG